From a region of the Candidatus Ozemobacteraceae bacterium genome:
- a CDS encoding TadE/TadG family type IV pilus assembly protein — MKRSRGKNGQSMVELALVLPVLVMILLGGIVDFGFAFYNFITLQQIANDAAMFASNPYIPGQTLPSPTGRTDDEVRTFTQAKIPPNWGTIPTSDIVLQTTTKTDDAYPTKPLYYRRVTLTYHSPLYTPFWKAVWADIPLRASAIFQVPRSVLP, encoded by the coding sequence ATGAAAAGAAGCAGAGGAAAAAACGGACAGTCGATGGTGGAGCTGGCTCTCGTCCTTCCCGTATTGGTGATGATTCTTTTGGGCGGAATCGTCGATTTCGGTTTTGCCTTCTACAACTTTATCACCCTTCAGCAGATCGCAAATGACGCCGCCATGTTTGCTAGCAACCCCTATATCCCCGGGCAGACTCTCCCAAGTCCAACCGGCCGGACCGACGATGAAGTTAGAACATTTACTCAAGCGAAAATACCTCCCAACTGGGGGACAATCCCGACATCAGACATTGTCCTGCAAACGACAACCAAGACTGATGATGCTTACCCAACAAAGCCTTTATACTATCGAAGGGTCACGCTGACGTATCATTCACCCCTTTACACTCCCTTCTGGAAAGCGGTCTGGGCAGACATTCCCTTGCGTGCTTCCGCTATTTTTCAAGTCCCTCGAAGTGTTCTCCCATAA
- a CDS encoding pilus assembly protein: MQKRSRNSGRRAGSRGQVLVEMAVVMPFFLLVILGGIVDFGMAFHNFVVLQQIADDTARYAAEENGPHGFTTVGPISRYAQTRKPSWWTGTFIVHPPEIIPLETPAESSTPKAVRVTISYCSPTYTPFYHTMFNAVSGFSSIRIQAAAAYKIPRILITR; the protein is encoded by the coding sequence ATGCAGAAGCGATCCCGCAACTCCGGAAGAAGGGCCGGCTCGAGGGGGCAGGTCCTGGTTGAAATGGCTGTTGTCATGCCGTTTTTTCTTTTGGTCATTCTCGGAGGAATCGTCGATTTCGGCATGGCATTTCATAATTTTGTCGTTCTTCAGCAGATCGCCGACGACACGGCCCGGTATGCAGCCGAGGAAAATGGTCCGCACGGGTTCACCACCGTTGGGCCGATCAGCCGGTATGCCCAGACGAGAAAGCCCTCCTGGTGGACCGGGACGTTCATCGTCCACCCGCCCGAGATCATCCCTCTCGAGACCCCCGCTGAATCATCCACCCCAAAGGCGGTTCGCGTCACGATCAGCTACTGCTCGCCGACGTATACGCCGTTCTACCACACGATGTTCAATGCCGTTTCCGGCTTTTCCTCGATCCGCATTCAGGCCGCAGCCGCATATAAAATTCCTCGGATTCTCATAACGCGATGA
- the rpmH gene encoding 50S ribosomal protein L34, which yields MSFTYNPNKRKRQKTHGYRKRAATVSGRKVLKRRRLIGRKRICL from the coding sequence ATGAGCTTTACGTATAATCCCAACAAACGCAAACGCCAGAAGACGCACGGATATCGCAAGCGGGCAGCCACGGTTTCCGGCCGCAAGGTTCTCAAGCGCCGCCGCTTGATCGGGCGCAAGCGCATCTGTCTCTGA
- the rnpA gene encoding ribonuclease P protein component, with protein MPPRRTFCSLRTRAEFDRVFAGGRRFFRQGLGFYYRLTSDDAFRYGISVPRRFGFAVERNTFRRRVREVLRLSDDRAPGIEMVICLARKCSDIGYAEIRSTIGWALRRIRRGDASGGSPRVPVKAGDDA; from the coding sequence ATGCCCCCTCGCCGGACATTCTGCTCGCTGCGGACGCGTGCCGAGTTCGACCGCGTTTTCGCCGGAGGACGCCGATTTTTCAGGCAGGGCCTCGGGTTCTACTACCGATTGACATCCGATGATGCGTTTCGGTATGGGATCTCCGTCCCGCGCCGGTTCGGCTTTGCCGTCGAGCGCAACACGTTCAGACGCCGCGTCCGCGAGGTGTTGCGCCTGTCGGACGATCGCGCCCCGGGAATCGAAATGGTCATCTGTCTGGCCCGCAAGTGCAGTGATATCGGGTATGCCGAGATCCGCTCGACGATCGGATGGGCGTTGCGGCGCATCCGGCGCGGCGATGCTTCTGGCGGGTCCCCGCGTGTACCGGTGAAAGCGGGCGACGATGCCTGA
- the yidD gene encoding membrane protein insertion efficiency factor YidD has translation MPDNHHREIIRHGYAVRGSLAFIRLYQRWLSPFMGMHCRFQPTCSRFAYAAIERYGFLKGWALGLYRILRCNPFNAGGFDPVP, from the coding sequence ATGCCTGATAATCATCACCGGGAAATCATCCGTCACGGGTATGCCGTGCGCGGCAGTCTTGCGTTCATCCGGTTGTACCAGCGCTGGCTTTCCCCCTTCATGGGAATGCACTGCCGGTTTCAACCGACGTGTTCGCGTTTCGCCTATGCAGCCATCGAACGTTACGGCTTTCTGAAAGGCTGGGCGCTCGGTCTGTACCGAATCCTCCGCTGCAATCCCTTCAATGCCGGAGGATTCGATCCTGTACCCTGA